From the genome of Lepidochelys kempii isolate rLepKem1 chromosome 17, rLepKem1.hap2, whole genome shotgun sequence, one region includes:
- the UBE2G1 gene encoding ubiquitin-conjugating enzyme E2 G1 isoform X1 has product MTELQSALLLRRQLAELNKNPVEGFSAGLIDDNDLYRWEVLIIGPPDTLYEGGVFKAHLTFPKDYPLRPPKMKFITEIWHPNVDKNGDVCISILHEPGEDKYGYEKPEERWLPIHTVETIMISVISMLADPNGDSPANVDAAKEWREDRNGEFKRKVARCVRKSQETAFE; this is encoded by the exons agctcAACAAAAATCCAGTGGAAGGTTTTTCAGCAGGTTTAATAGACGACAATGATCTTTACCGATGGGAAGTCCTCATTATTGGTCCTCCAGATACATTGTA TGAAGGTGGCGTCTTCAAGGCTCATCTCACTTTTCCAAAAGACTATCCTCTCAGGCCGCCGAAAATGAAGTTCATCACAGAAATCTGGCATCCAAATG TTGACAAGAACGGTGATGTCTGCATTTCCATTCTTCATGAGCCTGGAGAAGACAAATATGGCTATGAAAAACCTGAGGAACGCTGGCTTCCCATCCACACAGTGGAAACTATAATGATTAGTGTCATTTCTATGCTGGCAGATCCCAATGGTGACTCTCCTGCTAATGTTGATGCAGCG AAAGAATGGAGAGAAGACAGAAACGGAGAATTCAAAAGGAAAGTTGCCCGCTGTGTAAGAAAAAGCCAAGAGACTGCTTTTGAGTGA
- the UBE2G1 gene encoding ubiquitin-conjugating enzyme E2 G1 isoform X3, with translation MIFTDGKSSLLVLQIHCSGVFKAHLTFPKDYPLRPPKMKFITEIWHPNVDKNGDVCISILHEPGEDKYGYEKPEERWLPIHTVETIMISVISMLADPNGDSPANVDAAKEWREDRNGEFKRKVARCVRKSQETAFE, from the exons ATGATCTTTACCGATGGGAAGTCCTCATTATTGGTCCTCCAGATACATTGTA GTGGCGTCTTCAAGGCTCATCTCACTTTTCCAAAAGACTATCCTCTCAGGCCGCCGAAAATGAAGTTCATCACAGAAATCTGGCATCCAAATG TTGACAAGAACGGTGATGTCTGCATTTCCATTCTTCATGAGCCTGGAGAAGACAAATATGGCTATGAAAAACCTGAGGAACGCTGGCTTCCCATCCACACAGTGGAAACTATAATGATTAGTGTCATTTCTATGCTGGCAGATCCCAATGGTGACTCTCCTGCTAATGTTGATGCAGCG AAAGAATGGAGAGAAGACAGAAACGGAGAATTCAAAAGGAAAGTTGCCCGCTGTGTAAGAAAAAGCCAAGAGACTGCTTTTGAGTGA
- the UBE2G1 gene encoding ubiquitin-conjugating enzyme E2 G1 isoform X2, protein MGSPHYWSSRYIVGFTLTKTVSSLLQTAILKPPDHEGGVFKAHLTFPKDYPLRPPKMKFITEIWHPNVDKNGDVCISILHEPGEDKYGYEKPEERWLPIHTVETIMISVISMLADPNGDSPANVDAAKEWREDRNGEFKRKVARCVRKSQETAFE, encoded by the exons ATGGGAAGTCCTCATTATTGGTCCTCCAGATACATTGTA GGATTCACACTTACCAAGACTGTATCTTCCTTGCTTCAAACTGCCATACTTAAACCTCCAGATCA TGAAGGTGGCGTCTTCAAGGCTCATCTCACTTTTCCAAAAGACTATCCTCTCAGGCCGCCGAAAATGAAGTTCATCACAGAAATCTGGCATCCAAATG TTGACAAGAACGGTGATGTCTGCATTTCCATTCTTCATGAGCCTGGAGAAGACAAATATGGCTATGAAAAACCTGAGGAACGCTGGCTTCCCATCCACACAGTGGAAACTATAATGATTAGTGTCATTTCTATGCTGGCAGATCCCAATGGTGACTCTCCTGCTAATGTTGATGCAGCG AAAGAATGGAGAGAAGACAGAAACGGAGAATTCAAAAGGAAAGTTGCCCGCTGTGTAAGAAAAAGCCAAGAGACTGCTTTTGAGTGA